The genomic DNA TCGGGGCGGCCAGCGACCTTCCCGCTCAGCCCCAGGCGACCGATCAGCTCATCAAGTTCTTCCAGTCCCGCGTCGCCAGGGACTCCGCGGACTTCTTCAGCTACAACAAGCTCGGGGCCGCCTACCTCCAGAAGGCGCGGGAAACGGGCGACATCACCTACTACGAGCTGGCCGAGAAGGCGCTCAAGAAGTCACTTGAGCTGCTCCCGGCCGGCCCGACGGCCACGAGCGCCACGACATCGCTGGCCGTCGTGCAGCTGGCCCAGCACCGGTTCGCGGACGCCCTGACCTCCGCTCAGAAGGCGCTCGCGCTCGGCTCCGGCGATCGGTCCCCCCAGGCCGTCGTGGGCGACGCCCACCTCGAGATGGGTGAGTACGAGAAGGCCTCCCTGGCGTACTCGAAGATGCTCGCGCTCAGCGGACCGCTCCACCCCTCGAGCCGTCTCTCGTATCTGCAGTTCCTGCGGGGCGATCCCCCCGGCGCGGTCGAGCACATGCGGAGAGCGGTGGCAACCGCCATCGAGGGCAACGCCCCGCCGGAGAACGTCGCCTGGAGCCGGGTGCAGCTGGGCGAGCTGTTCTTCCAGATGGGAGAGGTGGCGAAGGCCGACGCCGCCTACCAGGAGGCCCTCACCACGTATCCCCGCTATCACCGCGCCCTGGCCGGGCTGGGGAAGGTGCGGGCGGTCCAGCAGAAGTATCAGGACGCGATCGAGCTCTACCACAAGGCCCTCGACGTCATCCCGCTGCCCGAGTACGCCGCCGCCCTGGGCGACGTCTACACGAGGATCGGCCGCGCGGGCGACGCCAAGAGGCAGTACCAGCTCGTCGAATACATCGGCTACCTGAACACGGTCAACAAGACGATCTACAACCGGGAACTCGCGCTCTTCTACGCCGATCACGATATCATGCTCAAGGAGGCGCTCGACCTGGCCCAAAAGGAGCTGGAGGTCAGACGCGATATCTACACCCACGATGTGCTGGCCTGGGCCCTCTACAAGAACGGCAAGCTTGCTGAAGCGCGCGCGGCGATGGCCGACGCTCTGCGACTGGGGACGCGGGACGCCCGGCTGTTCTTCCACGCCGGCATGATCCATCGGGGTCTGGGAGATACCGAGAAGGCCAGGGAATATCTGCGTCGGGCTCTGTCGACCAACCCTCATTTTCACGTCCTCCAGGCGGAAGTGGCCGAGCGCACGCTCAAGGAGCTCGGGGTCGGCGGTGGCCGGTAACCCGCTGTCGTCGGCGCTCGCGCTGGCCGCCGTCGTGATTGCCGCCACCCTCGGCGTCCCCGGTCCGGGCTTCGCCCACCCGCTGGGAAACTTCAGCATCAGCCAGTACGCGGGGATCCGCCTCGAACCGGACGACATCGAGCTGCGCTACCTCATCGACATGGCGGAGATCCCGACGTTCCAGGAAATCCAGGAGACGGGGATCGTTCCCGAAGCGGGCCACGCGAGCCTGCGACCCTACCTGACCCGAAAGGCGGAGACGCTCAAGGAGGGGCTCCGGCTCACGCTCGACGGCCGGCGGCTCCGGCTCGAGACCGCGTCAACGGACGTGATCTTCCCGCCCGGGGCCGGCGGTTTGCCGACGATGAAGCTGGGCGTCCTCTACCGCGCCCGGCTGGCCGATTCGCCCGCCACCGGCCCGACCACGTTGCGTTACCGGGACGACAACTTTCCCGGCCGGGCCGGCTGGAAGGAGATCATCGCGGTCGGGGCCCCCGGGATTTCCTTGCTGAGCAGCTCCGTACCCGACCAGGACCGGAGCCAGCAGCTGGCCGACTACCCGACCGACCTTCTCAACAGCCCGCCCCAGGATCTCGAGGCGCGGGTCGTCTTCACCAGGGCGTCGGCGCCGCCGCTCACGAGGGCAGAGACGCCCGGCCCCGCTTCTCCCGGCGCGGGGCCGGGGACGCCACCACAGTCGGCGAGCCCCCCGGAGATGGCCCGATCCGTCGACCCGCTCGGGCTCCGGCCGAACACCCAAGCGACGCCGCGGGACGCGTTCACCGACCTCATCGCCACGAAGCAGTTAGGGTTCGGGGTTGTGGCGATGGCCCTGGCGGTCGCGGCGGTCCTGGGGGCCTTTCACGCGTTGGAGCCCGGTCACGGCAAGACGGTCGTCGCCGCCTACCTCGTCGGCTCGCGCGGAACCGCCTGGCACGCCGTCGTCCTCGGCCTCGTCGTGACGGCGTCGCACACGGCCGGGGTGTACCTGCTCGGCGGGGTGACCTTCTACGCGTCGCAATACGTGCTGCCGGAGCGGCTCTACCCCTGGCTCGGGGTGGGGTCCGGTTTCACCATCGCCGGCCTCGGGTTTTTCCTCTTCCTCCGCCGGTATGGCGCCTCGTCCAGGCATGGTCACGACCACCATCACCACCACGCGCCGGAGTCCGGGCACCGGCACCCCGAAGCGGGCACGACCGTGTCTCTCCGGGAGCTCGTCGCCCTGGGGGCGACCGGCGGGATCATTCCCTGCCCCGCCGCGCTCGTCGTCTTGCTGAGCGCGCTCTCGCTGCGCCGAGTGGGGTTCGGTCTCCTCCTGATCGTGGCGTTCAGCGTGGGGCTGGCCGTCGTGCTGGTCGCCATCGGCATCCTGATGGTCTATGCTCGACGCCTGATGTCCCGGTTCCATGAGGACGGCCCCCTGATCACCCGATGGCTGCCGCTGGCCTCCTCGGCCATCATCACGCTGCTGGGCGTCGCGATCGCCGTGCAGGCCCTCGTGACCATCGGGGTCCTCCCGATTCGGATCTGACGATGGACTACTCGCTGACCGCGGTCCTGGGCGTGGGATTCCTCATGGGAATCCGCCACGCCATGGAGCCCGATCACGTGGCTGCGGTGTCGACCTTCGTGAGTCAGCAACGGAGCGTGTTGCGCTCGTGCCTGCTGGGGACGTTCTGGGGCATCGGACACACCTCCGCCCTGCTCATCGCCAGCCTGGCCGTGATCACCTTCAAGGTGACCATCCCGCCTCAAGTCGAGAAGGCGATCGAGACGGTGGTGGCGCTGGTCCTGATCCTGCTCGGTGGGCACGTCCTCCTCCGATCCCTGAGTGACGTGCATCTCCACCAGCACGAGCACTCGCACGACGGTGACTCGCACAGCCATGTCCATGTCCACGTCGGCGCCCAAGATGCTCACGGGCACATTCACCTGCTGCGTATGGGGAGATGGCCTCTG from Candidatus Methylomirabilota bacterium includes the following:
- a CDS encoding tetratricopeptide repeat protein; this encodes MGEVAKADAAYQEALTTYPRYHRALAGLGKVRAVQQKYQDAIELYHKALDVIPLPEYAAALGDVYTRIGRAGDAKRQYQLVEYIGYLNTVNKTIYNRELALFYADHDIMLKEALDLAQKELEVRRDIYTHDVLAWALYKNGKLAEARAAMADALRLGTRDARLFFHAGMIHRGLGDTEKAREYLRRALSTNPHFHVLQAEVAERTLKELGVGGGR
- a CDS encoding urease accessory protein UreH → MDYSLTAVLGVGFLMGIRHAMEPDHVAAVSTFVSQQRSVLRSCLLGTFWGIGHTSALLIASLAVITFKVTIPPQVEKAIETVVALVLILLGGHVLLRSLSDVHLHQHEHSHDGDSHSHVHVHVGAQDAHGHIHLLRMGRWPLLVGVLHGLAGSAALMLLIVATIPSPVAALFYVLVFGIGSTGGMLALSGLIGLPFVATAGRSRMAHVAIQAVAGGVSMIIGVIALWSLRGT